TACCTATTGTTAGTTTATGCTTTGTTTGGTATAATTGTAGCCTCAACAGGTTTGCCAAAGACGTCCAGCGCCTTTGACTGCAGCAGCCCAAGGTATGCTTTATACATACGTTGGAACTCTGCTTTCTCGAGGGATCCTTCGATTGAGCACTTTGCGAAGCCATGGTGCGTGGTTTTCTCGGACAGTTTGACTACTGACCTACCACAGATGAAGGTGTTCTTACCAGGCCATTCTTGACTTCGGATAGCCACGAGCGGTTTGTGGGGGGTATCGCCTTCTTCAGGCTCCTCGTCGTCGATATCACGAATGTCCATATACTCGTCTACCATGCCTCCACGGTTCTCGAGACCTTTGCCGTTGTAACTGTAAATGGGCAGGCAAACGGCATGATCTCCCCAGATCTCGATGGTGATCATCTTGCGGTACTTGGAGTAGATGGGGCCGAAGCCAGAGACTGCTGTGTGATAGTTGGTCGTTGAAACCTTGTCATCGCGGTTCTGGCTGTGGAAAGGGGCCGAGATGATGGTACCAGGCCCGAGTTTGTTGAGTTTGTGCCTCTGGTCGGTTGGGCGCATGTGGACGCTGACAGCCTCTCCCAGGCTCAGATCAAGATGGGCCTGGTGAACCCCGTAAAACGTTTGGCCGTTCTGTCCCCTGTCTTTTGTTAGCGTACATCGTCTGAGATACGCAACGTCGCCTGAAAGGTTAGAAGAAACCGAGCTTCTCATGGAGGAAGTAGAGCGCATTGACATGGTGCTTGAGGCGCTTGAGTCTCGATGACGACCTCGTCGATAAGACACAGGTTCTCGGGTAGCCATTCCCGTGGGACAAGACGTAGGAAGCTCCTTTTTGTTTGAGTGGAATTGGGTGTAGAACTTGGTAGCCAGGTTACGAAGCTGCCAGCTACAGTCCTTACACTCCCAGTCGTCGGCCGCAGAGTTAAGTGAAGACATGAGAAACGAAACAGAGTCCTTCTGCTCAACGTGAAGCCATGTGTCTTCCTGTTGACTGTTTGGTCGGCTACTTGAGGTAGGCGAGAAGTGTGTGTGAGCaaagatattattagtatCGAATTTCTCAAACCGGTGGCTAGTATTGATGTTCAATGGCGGTTTGAAGCTTTTGTTTTGCACGAGACCTCTACTACGAGGATAGGGCTTTCGAATGCGGTGACCGTTGTTGAATGAAGGCATTTTGATGAGTTTCTTTCCTGTATATCTGGAATGCTTGGTGATTAAAACCGGTTattgaagctgaagttgCAAAAGTGCATGTGATTTGATAGTTGTTGATATTGTCGTTAGAGGGAGGACAGACTACGATTTTATACTTGACTAAGTGTGCCATCCTTCTAGGAATTCTTTCTTGCGTTACAGGCGAGTGTCATCTTGTTCAATTGGACAGGAGATATCTTAGATATGTTGTTCGACATGGTGTTTACGAACAAAGGATAGGTTATCGAACAATCCTTTGTCTAGAGGGTGAACTTCTCAATTAAAGCCCCTGAACAGGTGCTAAGAATACGTACCAGTTCTTAGGAAACAGTATTTCTGGTGATGTATTCTGTCGTAGGCTTGAGTGAACACTGATGCTTTATTTGCGGTAAGTCGACGCAAGCCTTGAGCTGATATCGATAGTCTGATCCCCTCTGATAAGTCAACATATTATCATATTCTAGAGATTTGTTTTATCTGGTCTCTTGTTCATGATGTTACTATTGTTTGATGGTTCTGGCTATTACTGAGAGTCAAGTTGGCTAGTGTCGTGGGGTAGACCAACTTGGACCTTTCAACTTCATGTAAGCAAAGGCAACAATAATGTCACATCGAAGTAGAGGCTGTCTTCGCTGCCGCCAACGACGAGTCAAGGTACTTAACAAGTTTATTATTCTTTCAAGTGAGATTCAATCTGATGATCATAGTGCGACCGCAGTCGCCCTTCATGTCAACGCTGTATCGCCCGCAATGAGCTGTGTGTAGGGTATCGAGATGAATGCGACCTCATGTTCCAACACGAAACTGCAAAAGTTGTCCTGAAGAGTCAAACTTGTACTCCTTCCAACTCGTCTCGTTCTAGCAGTTCAAAATCCCCTCGAGATAATCGCACAAGGAGTCGATCAGTTGAGCGCGTCTCTGAGAGCTCGTTCTCTTCAACTGCTTCTATCAATCTTCCAGCAGCACTTCCATGGTTAAAAGACCGGTCCAAGACAGAGCCCGTTTCCAAGGATGAACAGATAGCGAACATATTCATGGACAAATACGTGCTACTTCCTTGTAATGAGTCATCATCCCCTGGCTTTCTTGAGCATCTCCCTTGCTTGTTCAAAGAAGTCAATGTCGAGGGCCGCTACGCACTGAGATTCGCTGTTGAGGCATGTGCTTTCGCAGATCTTTCTCGTGAACAAAGCTCAGAGGAACTGGTCCAGAAGTCACTGGAGTGTTATGGCTTTGCTCTTAGTGCCCTTGGACAATCTTTGGctgaaaagaacaagacacCAGATGATTACGATTTGATGACAGTGGTGATGCTGGATATATTCGAGGTGAATGCACTGCACGAATACACTCAATCTACGAGCTTACACTCTTACAGACACTCTTTATGCCTGACTCGTCGACAACTGGTGCGCACGCGCAAGGCATGGCACATATCTTGCGACTCCGTGGCCATGATCAGTTCCATAACCCCCGTGGCTGGGGCCTCTTCCGTCTAGCTCACCATAGACTAGTAAGCAAACCTGATTCTCCCATGCAAATACTGGGCTCACAATTTGAAGCAAAAGCAGCAACTGGCTAAGCAATTTAATCCTCTACCTGAATCGCAAGATTGGCTAGACAAGCTGAACGACGATGTGGCTTCGGTAAAGCTAGAGAAGGACGGTCTAGCAATCAACCAAGTGTGTCAGAAGGCAAATCATGTACTGGATTCTATCGATGCTGGAGATGTCGAGGCACACGAGTTGTTAGACCTGGTTGACGCGATGCTTCGCTTGGATCAAGAGGCTGCTAGTTGGCGAAAGAAACCAGAATGGGGCTTCCAGACTAGGACCCGTCAGGAAATACTCGATAAAAGAGACTCCAAGTTCTGGTTGCCAGAGTCTATTCAGCTTCATCCAGACTTATGGATGGCATACGAGTGGAATTATCACCGTACTGCACGCATCATTCTCCTTCAGAAGCTGGCAGCTTGCTTGGAAAAGGTCAAGGGTGCACTGTCATCAGACTCTGGGATTACAACTAGGATCACAGAATCAGTCAATACCATACAGTCTTTGGCTGGCGAGGTCCTGGCAACGGTTCCCCAATCCTTCGGCGACATCGATCGCCTTGGTCAGTGGCACGCGGGGTCAAAGACGGCTCGTTGGCAGGCCGTTGGTGCATACCTTTTGCTTTGGCCgatgaagatcatcaaaAGCCAGAGCGCCTTGACTACGGATTCACAGAAAGCGGATGCGCAGCGAGCGTTTGACAGGATTAGAGAGTGCACAGGCATCAAGTCAAGTTTGGGTGTTCTATCCGAGATCTAATCATGTGAAGACACGAAGACACGAAATTCACAACAGTCCACCCCCTTAGACTATGTAATCAAAACACAGTCTCCTCCAATGCCGTTCCATCCTTGAGAGTGATGGTTTCAGCACCAATCATGACAAAAATGATCTGGCACGTAACGTCGCCACTATTCTCCCAGCTGTGATTCACGCC
The window above is part of the Fusarium musae strain F31 chromosome 6, whole genome shotgun sequence genome. Proteins encoded here:
- a CDS encoding hypothetical protein (EggNog:ENOG41) → MPSFNNGHRIRKPYPRSRGLVQNKSFKPPLNINTSHRFEKFDTNNIFAHTHFSPTSSSRPNSQQEDTWLHVEQKDSVSFLMSSLNSAADDWECKDCSWQLRNLATKFYTQFHSNKKELPTSCPTGMATREPVSYRRGRHRDSSASSTMSMRSTSSMRSSVSSNLSGDVAYLRRCTLTKDRGQNGQTFYGVHQAHLDLSLGEAVSVHMRPTDQRHKLNKLGPGTIISAPFHSQNRDDKVSTTNYHTAVSGFGPIYSKYRKMITIEIWGDHAVCLPIYSYNGKGLENRGGMVDEYMDIRDIDDEEPEEGDTPHKPLVAIRSQEWPGKNTFICGRSVVKLSEKTTHHGFAKCSIEGSLEKAEFQRMYKAYLGLLQSKALDVFGKPVEATIIPNKA